From the genome of Prunus persica cultivar Lovell chromosome G8, Prunus_persica_NCBIv2, whole genome shotgun sequence:
tttttgtaAGTAGTGAAAAACAaccatttgtattttgtaaGGCCTTTTCTACTTTCCACAtataattatcttttttttttttaattctaattgTTGTCGTACCAGAACTGTTTCTGGAGATAGTCAACCACCTTATTATCGACTTGGAAGGCCTTGGTTAGAACATCAGGATTGATGGGAGGCTTGGAGCCAAACACTGCATTGGCTATGGTGATCACTCCTGGGTTCTGGCTGCTGAGCCCAGCAAAGGCTACAGCGTTGACATGTCCCACATTGAGTTGAAAGTGAATGAGGCCAATTGGGAACACAAACACATCTCCCTTGTTCAACACTTTGGTGAATAGGCGATTGCCATCACCGTTGGATGTGACGAAACCAACATAGAGTGTTCCTTCCAAGACCGCAAGGATTTCGGAGGCACGAGGGTGAGTGTGAGGAGGGTTTAGGCCATTTGGTGCAAAGTCTAGGCGGGCCAAGGATATGCCAAGAGTGTTCAGTCCTGCTAGGTTGTCCACATTCACAGCTGTCACATTTGAACCAACCGGATTTTGTGTGTTTCTTGGATTTTGAAGcccagaaaagaagaaatcatTTGCATTGGCAAGCTTTGGGTCCTTGCAGAATTTCCCATTCACAAACACTGTTtgcaccaaaaagaaaaaaagcaataaAGTTTTAGTATTAGTAAGTTGACAGCAAGTGCATTGACATGTACAATATATGTATTTAGaccatatataattacttCCTCTCTAACAGAGGTAAAATCTCCGTAAGTGGAACCAATAGTagggaaaaatataatatagcaCGATATAGATGTATACCACCATCTTTGATGTCCTTAAGTGCTACACAGAAGTCCTGCAGAGGACTGGGGTCAGAGGCAGAGGCAAGGAACGTTGCAAATGCCAATATGGCAAGAGTGCTTATGAGACAATGAACACCTTTCATCGCAGTACTCTTAAAGCAAGGTTGCCTTAAAACTTTGTGTAGAGAGGTTGTCTGAGGGTGGGATGAAAATCCTTCATGGCATATGAGTCTATTTATAGATTAAAGAGAATGGACTGGTCTTCTACTCTTGGATATAATTTTCCATGTCGAAGCGGGTAAAAACTTAAATATCATATTTAGAAGCAAGTCAATACTAGTGGGTACTATAATATATTGACCAAAATTTGATGTTAATTTCTTCCGTCCTGATGCATAGTACTTGAATTTTTTACTTCACATTGATTGCatctttttttgcattttttgttCTACTCGTAAGGAATCAAATGCATATGCATAGGCTTATTGTCTTTCGTCGACACAAGGGCTATTAGGGTTGTTTAATACAAGGtgaggtgaagaagaagatgtttATATAATCATGATGGCAAAGACCAGGTATTAGGAGTTGTACCAGAAAGAGAGTAGTTATAGGAgacaattatattaaaaaaatttagttggtATTTAACCAATGGAAACGTTCAATATCTATGTTATATGGATTCATTCTACCATAGAAAATGATGGTGACAATAcctcaacataaaatataacgGTCCCCCAATTGCTCCTGTCATTTCCACCTGCTTGCACCTAGAAAGTCCAGTGCAtgactttttcttcctttttattttttcacctTCTAGAGCTAGTTTGAAACAGGTCTTGCTCGGCTGCTCGTGGTGGATTTTCTGTGAGTTAGTTTTGGGCCTTGTTTGTGATTGTGACTTGAGCCTAGCTATGGGGTTTTTTGTTCGAaacgttttttctttttaggccTTAAAAGACAGGTTAGGCcttaaaaaacaaacccataaatttatttaagtaGCTCTTCCCTCTAAATCTTGTCCAACACCCCATCATACACCAAATCAACCAACGATACAAGGTTTTACCGTACTTCTTCTAACTATAATACTTAAAACAACAGCAGTAACTATGATAAAGGGAAAGACTCAAAAGGATTTAATGAGCAAGACAAACCCATGCGGCAGGACCCATCACACTAACCCAACCAAAGCACATGAGGGCAGGACCCATCACACTAACCCATGCGACTCTCCCAAGAGGCCCTCACGGGCCTATATCATATCCTGCTGGCGTTTGTTGTTCCCCCCGAAAATGAAAGACACATGTCAGTCTGTCACCGATCACCCAATAGAATGGTTCCACTTCATCAGTCTCCTAAATTCTATATCGGAAAAAGACAATTAAGAGGTCTCATCTCCCCTGTATAAAAGGGAATACTTTCCAGCTTAAAAAGGTAATCTAAACTTTATCCATACTTAAGTACAATACTTTTAGCCTTCTTTGAGAAAGACTGATTGACTTAGGCATCAGAGAGTAGTCGGTGAACCCACCATCACCTCTTTTGTGACCCATTCTTGTTGCATTTTAAGGAGATTGGAGCTACCCAGCACTGTACTTGGTGTAACATGGGTGAAAAATgcctttaatttttcaacCCTTGCTCGGTACTTAGACTCCTCCTAAGTTAGCCTTTGCACCTCCAACTCGTGAGGCATCAAATTTCACGCAGCTACACAAAACAAGTGAATGTCAACACACCCAAGCAAGACTTGCCTACACAGGAAAACTCTCACACACAATATAGGGCAAGGTTTCCAACCTTCTATTTCTCCAAATAGCAAAGGATTACAAGCTTTTACTTTTTGTTGGACTACCACATCACTTGGTATCTCAACTCAATCTTCACACGGTATTTATAAGCATAAAACATGTAGATGACATCCCCATCTACTAAGGAAACGTTGGCAGCCTCTAGATTTGCCACCTAAACATTCGTTTCTATCACAAAACCTGTCCAGCCCACTCTTGACACCACCTTTCAACCCATTATGCCTTGAGGGCTATTTTTACTCCTTAAAAATCTCCCCCACTACTTGGGACATGCAGCCACTATCATGTAACCTCCCCCACTTACTCTAACACTTATCCACATCCCGAATTTTAAGCTACAGCACTCCCAGCCACGTTCAAACTCCTTTGAAACTACTCAAAACCGTTCAGCCACATCAGAATCCCTCTATAGCACGTCTGCCAGTATCCTGCCTCGTCCTAGTACACCTCCTGTCGACATGCTTTGAGCGCCCCTGCACTGCACGCTTGCCTACGCTGCGCTGTTGCCGAGTCTTGTTGCCACTCTCAGCCCAAAACTCACTTTTTCGAAATTGTCTTGCTTTTAGTGTGCACCTCTATTGCACCAATGGCTTGCCTTAGCATGGTGCAAAGCATCAAAACCACACCATGGCCTATGCCACTTGCTAAGGGTCTTACACTTGGCCACTCAAAGTGCGATAGAGACATACAGAAGTACGACTTCAAGACCACGTCCATCCTTGAGGAAGGGCTAACTGAGTTTGATGCACTCTGATTGGTGGTGTGAATTCCAAGCATCTCAAATATAGTAAAAACAAGACTTGACTAAATTGGGGGAAAAAattaagtaaaaacaaaatcaacgaGAAGGGTCGATTCGAGCTAAGGAGTTGTCAACTCAAATTGATTGTATTATCAGCAATCAAGTAGAATCACAACGGGAATAGTACGTTGTTTGGGAAATAATAGCAGCAGATGGCAGCGCAATCTTCAACATAGTTGGGGTTGTAATATGCATGAAATATGTTTAGGGATCAATTGTAATCAATTTGAAATATGTTGAGATAAATTGTGTGGAAGAGAGCCTCCATTCTTCTTGCTTAGGAATCCAACTCCTTGACGCTTAAAATAGCTTGGAGCAAAATTCGAGCTACTTTGATAAAATCTTCACTACTGGTAAGGAATTAAATGCATTATGCATAGCCTTATTTGTCTAGCTTGGAGCTAAGGTGGATGTCAATAACAGGAAGGATATGAGTTGTATTAAGATTCTATTGAAAGCATGTATAATAGTTGAGTAACTAAATCTCAATTAGGTTAGCTAAAAGAGAACCACAAACTAAATATATCAACCAAAATTCATTCTACCAACTAAATTTAGAAAGTTGAGTGCATGATGactttctcttattttttcatttttcacctTCTAGCTAGTTTGAAACTGGTCTTGCTCTTCCTTTTTAGAAGCAACGGCTGCTCCTCACTATCCTCCCATTTGTGGTTAATTAGTTGGTGGATGTAATTATGGGACCTGCTTTTCCCTCAAATTCTTCTCTtcgtctttactttttctctctagtaattaacttttttcttttcttttcaaaggtTGAATCaaacttattttttgggttttgtcgGATGGAATCTTTCCAGTTGATCCACATGTGTGAATTTTGCATGCAAAATGGATTTTAAGTACGAttcaaacttttttctttttcgtgtCTACTTGGGAACCTAACTTTTGAAACCTGCAGAGGATTCCAATTCATTGTAGATCCAACAAAATCCAACTGCTCCACCTCCAAAACATAGAGATTTACCTGGGGTTGATTTTCGGATGCATTGGATCGGATTGAAAAAGGAGATTTCAATtccattccaaaaaaaaattagaatgaAAATTCTTTTCCAATTTCGTTCCAAAAAGAATTTCAGAATTTCAATATCCATTTCAATTTGTAAAACTCGaaattttcagaaattttggATATTTTAGGAACTTACATGTTTCAGAATTTTCCCTTCCAactttttgttgggttttgtttgcttcttgcTTTTGCAAGATTTTGTCTCATCCCTAGTTCTCTAGGGTTTGTTTAGTAGCGTACTCACCAAAATCggaaattttcatattagaATCGGATAGAACTAGGGATTCGAAAGttccaaaatccaaaagttctggaaaaaaaaaaaaaaaaaagagaaaaaacgaTTAGAAATAGAATGTATTTCAAGATTCtgaaaattccaaaatatatTAAGGGTTCAAGCTTAGTCTACACATAATGACAAGTTTCATGTTGAATTTGATATGacttaattgaaaatttgaaaaatcataCGGAAAAGCTCGAAAATTTCCGATCActtaaaaaaacaagagagagaaaataagttaaacaattgaaaactaaaaataaaatgattagcAAACAACCCCTAAAGAAGTTTATTCTATAATTGCCTAATGCCTCTAATAAAGATAAACAATTTTAGTGTAAAATTAGTTACCAAAGAAGTTCTTAAAGAAATTTGaacattgaaaattaaaatctagttttcaaattcaccaaaaaattatcataattccaaaactttatgggtaattttttatttttttatttttttatcactCGAGTTAggctcaaatttaaatttgatcaCCGAAACTTCAATTTTCCCAATTTCATCATTGTACTTGTACTTGTAGTCGTTAAGAAAATATGCAGAAAAACAATGGGTAACAGAGTTTATGGAGACTCAATGGAAGCAAGAAatagtaaataaatataaatacgGAATTACAACAACAATTACTCTGAAGTTTCAGATCACTGAGAGTGTAAGCTTTTCACTTTTATATATGGATCATGATTTTGGACTGAAGAGTTGTTGAAAACATTCAGCCTCTACATGATATCTTTGTTGAATGCATGTTATTATCAATTTGTCAGTCAAGTAAAATGTCCAAACTACAAGTATGAGATTAAGAAGAaagcaaataataatatgttttCTATCAATATCCACTGAAAGATGAGGTATACGCATACATAAACGACCATCTTATTCAACTAATTTCAGCTAATACATAGTAATTTGCAGGTAGTGAAAAACATATTGGCCAACTTAATACATCCAAACCAAGCTCATTAACCGTTTCTTCCTCGGCCTTAATTTTTCTGCTTTCCAcatacaattaattaatttctttcttctaatTATTGTTGTCGTACCAGAACTGTTTCTGGAGATACTCAACCGCCTTGTTGTCCACTTGGAAGGCCTTAGCTAGAACCTCAGGATTGATGGGAGGGTCGGAACCAAAAACTGCATTTGCAATGGTTATCACTCCTGGGTTCTGACTGCTGAGGGCAGCTTGGGCTACAGCGTCACCTTCTCCCACATTGAGTTGGAAGTGAATGAGGCCAATTGGGAACACAAACACATCTCCCTTGTTCAACACTTTAGTGAATAGGCGATTATTATCGGCATTCGATGTGACGAAACCAACATAGAGTGTTCCTTCCAAGACTAAAAGGATTTCGGTGGCACGAGGGTGAGTATGAGGAGGGTTTAGGCCATTTCGTGCAAAGTCTATGCGAGCCAGGGATATACCAAGAGTGTTCAGTCCTGCTATTTGGTCCACATTCACGGCTGTCACTGTTGAACCAAGTGGATTTTGTGTGCTTCTTGCAATTTGAAGcccagaaaagaagaaatcatTTGCATTGGCAAGCTTTGGGTCCTTGCAGAATTTCCCATTCACAAACACTGGTtgtacaaaacaaaagaaaaaaagcaatcaCACTTTTTACTATTAGTAAGTTGACAGCATACATTAACGTgaacaatatatatgtatgattatatttggacCACATTTAGCCAAGCATAAATAGTTAACAGAAAACCAATATCTTCATAATATTCCTAATTcctaacaaaaataattaatgtgaaaataaatagtagggaaaaatataacatagtACATAATATATTGTATACCAGCAGATTTGGTGTCATTAAGTGCTACACAGAAGTCCTGAAGAGGGCTAGGGTCAGAGGCAAAGACAAGGATGGTTGCAAATGCCAATATGGCAAGAGTGTTTATAAGAAAATGAACACCTTCCATCACAGTTGGCTTAGCTTAGCTAGGTTGCCTCAAACTTGTTGTGTAGAGAGTTGGTTTGAGGGTGGAATGAAAATCCTTCATGGGATATGAAGTCTATTTATAGATTGGAGAAAATGAACTGGTGTTGTAGAAAAAGTAGGTAaagactaaaaaaaaaatttagaagcaGGTTGGTAATTGATAAAATCTTCATTAGTGGGAAAATTATCTTACTAAAATTTGGTATTAGCTTCTTCCTTCCTGATCCatagttgtaattttttttaacttctaaTTTGGTAAGGAATTAAATGCATTATGCATAGCCTTATTTGTCTAGCTTGGAGCTAAGGTGGATGTAAATAACAGGAAGGATATGAGTTGTATTAAAATTCTATTAAAATCATGTATAATAGTTCAGTAACTAAATCTCAATTAGgttagcaaaaagaaaaatcatgatgATAAAGATCAGGTATTAGGACTTCTACAAAGAATGGTTAAAGGAGATAACAATATTAAGAATATTTTCACACGTCTCGTCTGTATTGGATGAACATACAAAAATTACTCCTACTTCATTTACCGATGGAGAATAAAATTCGTTTCCAAAGAGAGTAAAATTCATTCTACCAACCAATAAATTAAGATTAGTTAACGACTAATAGTTAATCATTCTACCAAAGAGTTCATTCTGTCATTAACATTGATGGAGACTTCCCACCTCCACCTGCACCGTAGAGAGTTGTGTGCATATGAtgactttctcttcttttacaTTTTTCACCTTCTTGCTCTTCATTTTTAGAAGCAGTGGATGCTCCTCACTATCCTCCCATTTGTGGTTAATTAGCTGGTGGATGTAATTATGGGACTTGCTTTTCCTACTTAAAGTCTTCTCTTcgttcttactttttttcttgagTACAATTAGGTACATTAAATTTGTTCaccaaattttatttaccaAATAGTGTGTTAGTGTTGAATTTATTCATATATGATACATATATGACATGTTTGATTTGTTCATTTCCATTCTTAAGCAATTAAGCATAAATTCTTAGGGCAAGCCCAATGATGGCCGTAAATCGGGCTGCACCATCTTGTGAAAAACACATCTAAAAAACACGCAAAAATGAGTCTCTAAAACTTTGTATTCATAACttcaataactcaaaatttgagATGGTGCaccgtattataatataagaaTTTATAATAGGACGTGACAGTGtgcaaaaaatttcatattgtATCCACAAAAAGTACTTGACGTACCAAGTGTTAATAAATTAACCTATGAATCTTTAGTAAAAATTTCACAAAGAGATTCATTTTGTCcgaataaaaattattactcTTTTGAGTGGTCTTTTGCATGCAACAAAATGATTCCAGATTCGAATTAGATTTAGATTAAATGGTAATAACTATTATCATTATGAACTCTGTAAAAGGCTACACATTTTGAAAGTATTAAGTTTATcttgttaaataaaacttttttttttacagtatTAAGTTTATCTTGTTGAAtcaaacttttttattttattttttgttttgttttgttttgtcgGATGGAATCTTTTCAGTTGATGCAAATGAGTGAATTTTGCATGCACAATGGATTTTAAGtcaaacttttttatttttcgtgTCTACTTGCGAACTTAACTTTTGAAACCAACAAATAGACatgtaataaaaaaagtaattaaccACTtatcaaaaagaagaagcaaagtaCCGTTATAGATCAAGCTGTCATGTCATATTGGTGAAAAATGACCTGCCTTCCCTTtacggaaaagaaaaaaaaggcctCCCATCTCTCATAGCCATGATTTATACGTTAGCTAAAATTTTTAGTCTAAAATATGTAACTTTGAAATTCACCAGGAATATATAAGTAAACCTCAAgatttatttgataaattgGAATAACAAAATGTAAACCTTGCCACGGGTAAAATCTGTTTAACTACTCCTAGAAACCCTAGAAATAAATAaggaattaaaataagaaaataacaaagtttccaaaaattgtaaaaactTTAAAACTAGATTTCGGACTGCTAAACAATCTCGGATGCCCAAAAAATCTCATTAATCATTGTGTATCAATGAATTTTACTCATGACGCCGTTCTTTTCGAATTGAAGGGTTATGGGCCCGAGTCTGAGCTCGGAGCCCAAATCTGCAGTTTGCTTGATTTACTCTTGCGCGCGCGTCAAGTCTTGTTTAATTGCTTCCGCCATTTATTCTACATCATATATCATCTTTGACaatcatattcaaaataaatgttCATAATACAAATTACTTAACACAACGATATGTAGTATGATAGTATGATTTTAAGAGAATGATCATATTTAATTCATGAATTCTTTAAACCTCTGATGACCAAAcacaaataaagaaattaactAGCTACAAGATGTTgcattcaaatatttttatgtATCGTTTGATTCAAGTAAAGTTCAAGAGAACCTTGATATTTTCATAGGACCCGCCCCGGAATTTCCCAGAAATCGAAGTGGACCCCGTCTTTGTTTCGACATCTTctcgatgccgggcccacttactaagaaaccgagactttctaccaaaattttggcagagtctctcCTGTAATTTaagcaaacccaacaaataatttaacctgcaacatacataaaataaaaatctcaaccagcagcatgctttcataATTCAACAAGTCATACTaaaatggcctccggcctcacaattaaaatataccatgggcgataacagagcatctactgaatttagattacaagaacagttgagtagaagaaattactcaaatcCTAACTAGGAAGATTCACAGTTCGAGCCTCGTACACTACTTGCACGCTTCCTGGAGggactactggctggggggcgcaaaacagaaaacatgtgagtggacaaaactagatttgcagttaaaaacaatatagtaaccccaccatgtaaaaataatgctcaagtcatgcaggttcacaattcaatatataattactcaaaacatgaTTCAGTTAAAACTCTTCAAAACACAAGTCATCTCCTTCATAAACCCCATTCTCTCAGTCTTACAACTCCCGTCAAACCGCTGAAAAACTCTAATTCTTCACTCACTCAACTATACAtatgcatataaatatatatatatatatatataaatataactataaatagctatacgatatactcatcacaccacctaggtaccggggaaacaatccaactgggggatcgtttgactagtccgCAGGATTTCTAGGTGTTGtcctgcgtctagggatgagcggtccaactgggggacgaaactccaaagctcccacactggaacatccaacgccatgtgtagctcccatactatgtcctacgcgcgcagactggatcatcacacaccaGAACATCCAAGGCCATGGTGATGACCCTAAACACTATACAGAGTCtttccatacgccggaacatccaacgccgtatatggaaagtgtctcacacgccgaaacatccaacgccgcgagtGAGACGGATAACCTATTCTTCCcacacgccggaacatccaacgctgCGTGTGAAAAGTCTAATAACTGGGGAAGATACTTACATAGTGTAATCATACAACTTCTCTCAAAATCAAGTTCTTCCACAACACCcttcaacaacccaagtatctCGTCtatagagaatatatataaatatacttCCCCACAACCCTTATAAAATGCACCCTCAATACCCACAATGCCAAactcacaatatattgccaagCACTATACAAACATCATATtcaactcatgaatataatatattcaataagccattaaaacattatgcaaaaatctttcatcaataaaaccatgcatatgattaaaaataaagtccactcacaaataTTCCCACGCTGCCTGACCACGTGAGGGTCCTGCCTGCTGAGTACGTGCAGTCGAAACACTTATTTCGAAATATGAACCATtaactaatataaaattacgtcGAAGCGGAAATCACAATTTAAATGCTTAAAACCCCAAATTCCCAATACGTGCACATTGAAGAAGGTATCCTAAGGTccgattacaggtttaggaatCGTTCACGATTAtacggttatcgctaacccgcaaactttgcattattgaatcggaacatccggggctccgattcataaTCCGTGAAGTCCCATAcggtcctaggaatacctagaacaacacATTTTAATTCGGAAAGGATTTAACGgtcggaacctatcgaacccggataacgcacaatatgtgaaaatccgttcgatagtcaaacgatatccgaattgagatccgcgaattcctatgtgctcgtgacaacctaaggatctcatcgggttAAATTGCAACTTCACcagcctcgcccacgcgccgccacacgcacCGGCAAcgcgtgggtgtgtagagtaattccggtgacggaaaaactccacacccgagctcacccttcctatcctagcttctactcaaggtcaggatcacttcCTTCAACTACGAAAAGGTCCAATTCGGGcggcaactggccggaatttcattttgaaatgcgaccaaaacctaggttttcaaaatcaattcCTACCCAGCAAATCGATCCAAACCTATACAAAAGTCAGCTAGATTtcgaaaaatggatgagaaaccatacctcacccGTCGGGATTAGTGgtcggaggagagagaacgagTGACTGAAAATTCGGACTAAAACCGGCCTGAAATTCGTATTTCCCGGCGACGTGGCGGCGGCTGACGGCTGGAGGTGGACTGGGGAACGTCGGCGAGGTCTGGCCAGACGTTTTGGGTCCGGTCTCGAGGCTGGCCGTGGCCTTTGACGGTGGCTGTGCAAATCGCAgtcggaggaggaggaaggtgttaatgtatgcattttgatttttttcttttggcttcccttgacaactttgtaataggatttctattattatttatcaagctcaagtttagattgagaatagcttctctaggtgctcttaactaacaactatcATATGGAGGTTCATGCAAATTGGTAAAGGTAAATTGTGCATTGCATAACATTGCATTAtactgttttcataaaatgatgactagtcatctgtttcttagatgactagtcatccttgctCTCCAACTTGATAACCAACTTTTTTGTCCtattcctttttctctctctgctgccATATGGGATTCTGACCTAAGGGAATTTTTTGGTCTGTATAGGCCTTGCGATTCCTCATTTTGGGAGCCGTGACTTTTGGGGAcaagttttggaaagtttcATAGCAAACTttcgcttcttcttcctcaagagtaaccttcatatttttcatctttgagttttccaaattgtttctttttgaaaactgcatttgaaatatgaaaacttcaTCTTGCTAGATCAAACACTCTATCATATACATCTAGGTcagattcaagattgatttcttcaagagtatggtttcttgaagaaattggtcattttctccatgaatccaaatttcatttgtCTGAATTAGAGCTTGCAAGCTAGTGCCATGGGATGAAAGAGCTGGAGAAGGAGCTATCATTGCCATGAAGAActgagcttcaagctttgctaagttggagaagaagattgcacaaaggaggtatagctcatcttcctaaatagacctaggaatttcttgagcttgctagtgttctttgtaagaatcttttttgcttagtggattgcctggtcAGTTGATGACCCCtagtttttcccaatggtgggtttctgggtgaacaatttctagtttccatctctgtaaattttctgggtttgtgttcttgatagttgactagtcatctggaTTTGtgcggttgactagtcatctttttctgctgtttggtgtttgcttgattatgttgtcttcacacactttcactatagttgttgctagcacaagggatgcctagattgatgggtccttctgagtgcctaggttgtcactagtaattctCTATGCCTGCAGGTACATCTTGGTATGCTCTGTGTACGTTATTGTTTGGTATAATTCATATCTaacagttgactagtcataagagtatttggtcaaggtctagagtgtgtgaagtttgttgcgttcttgattgaatatcttttaaatttacccctcgtcacctaagtaccaatttcagaAGGAACgacgcgggagagagagagagaatcaggagagagagagagaggtgaaaaaaatctgatttttaccaaactttttgaaatatttacaagtttgccactgaTAATGTTTTGCTCGTAACTTTTTTGTTACAACTCCaattcaagcctaccgcgtgtTTACGATTTCGTCTCAGTAccacctacccaaaaataccattcgtggtcccaaaatccttccgaataagaaaatgaccaatttacccctatcctaagggtaaattcgtaatttattttaaatcaattaaaatagGCATTAATTTTGGAGTCTGGGTGTTACATATTTGACTAAAGAGTTGTTGACAATTC
Proteins encoded in this window:
- the LOC18766752 gene encoding germin-like protein subfamily 1 member 11, translated to MEGVHFLINTLAILAFATILVFASDPSPLQDFCVALNDTKSAVFVNGKFCKDPKLANANDFFFSGLQIARSTQNPLGSTVTAVNVDQIAGLNTLGISLARIDFARNGLNPPHTHPRATEILLVLEGTLYVGFVTSNADNNRLFTKVLNKGDVFVFPIGLIHFQLNVGEGDAVAQAALSSQNPGVITIANAVFGSDPPINPEVLAKAFQVDNKAVEYLQKQFWYDNNN
- the LOC18767137 gene encoding germin-like protein subfamily 1 member 14; this encodes MKGVHCLISTLAILAFATFLASASDPSPLQDFCVALKDIKDGVFVNGKFCKDPKLANANDFFFSGLQNPRNTQNPVGSNVTAVNVDNLAGLNTLGISLARLDFAPNGLNPPHTHPRASEILAVLEGTLYVGFVTSNGDGNRLFTKVLNKGDVFVFPIGLIHFQLNVGHVNAVAFAGLSSQNPGVITIANAVFGSKPPINPDVLTKAFQVDNKVVDYLQKQFWYDNN